One window of the Pirellulales bacterium genome contains the following:
- a CDS encoding ATP-binding cassette domain-containing protein: protein MSALNFDCRFTYPHGFHLNFAFAAEQGVTALAGPSGSGKTTVLHLIAGLLTPQAGRISLPDKILFDSNLPVSLPPEQRGIGYVFQDYQLFPHLNVEQNLRYGQRRAQPAGVDFAKLVRILELDELLRRQPYSLSGGQKQRVAVGRALLRSPKLLLLDEPLSALDPSLRASVAEHLVRAIEEFHIPTLLVSHDRESIDWLAHTTISLGSALPQPTENAARPGNSV from the coding sequence ATGAGCGCGCTCAACTTCGATTGCCGTTTCACTTATCCGCACGGCTTCCATTTGAACTTCGCCTTTGCCGCTGAGCAGGGCGTGACGGCGCTGGCCGGCCCGTCGGGCAGCGGCAAAACCACGGTGCTGCATTTAATTGCCGGCTTACTTACGCCGCAAGCCGGAAGAATTTCGCTGCCGGACAAAATCCTGTTCGATTCGAACCTACCTGTTAGCTTGCCGCCGGAACAGCGTGGCATCGGCTACGTGTTTCAAGATTATCAATTATTTCCGCACTTGAACGTGGAGCAAAATTTGCGTTACGGACAACGGCGGGCCCAGCCCGCGGGCGTCGATTTTGCAAAGTTAGTGCGCATCTTGGAATTGGACGAATTGCTCCGACGCCAACCCTATTCGCTCAGTGGCGGACAAAAACAGCGCGTGGCCGTAGGGCGTGCTCTTCTGCGCAGCCCAAAGCTGCTGCTGTTGGATGAACCGTTGAGTGCGCTCGATCCGAGCTTGCGGGCATCAGTGGCCGAACATTTGGTGCGCGCGATCGAAGAGTTTCACATTCCCACGCTGCTGGTCAGCCACGATCGCGAAAGCATCGATTGGCTGGCGCACACGACCATTTCG
- the modB gene encoding molybdate ABC transporter permease subunit: MLTVAEWQAVRLTLLVASVAVIISLPLAIALGWLLAKRNFPGKFIVETLINLPLVLPPVVTGYLLLVAFGRQGLLGSFLESTLGLRFVFDWKGAALASAVVAFPLLVRPIRLAFSAIDDRLVQAARTLGASPLDAFWSIQLPLARPGILSGSMLAFARSMGEFGATIMLAGNIPGETRTVSLMIYSQLDVPGGMEQSIRLVIASVVIAALALGAGELLDRFGRQRLRGATA; this comes from the coding sequence GTGTTAACCGTCGCAGAATGGCAAGCGGTTCGATTGACACTACTGGTGGCCAGCGTGGCCGTGATAATTAGCCTGCCGCTGGCCATCGCGCTGGGCTGGCTGTTGGCGAAGCGAAATTTTCCCGGAAAATTTATTGTCGAAACGCTGATTAACTTGCCGCTGGTGTTGCCGCCCGTGGTGACCGGGTATTTGCTGCTGGTGGCGTTCGGCCGGCAGGGCCTGCTGGGTTCGTTTTTGGAGTCGACGCTGGGCCTACGCTTTGTCTTCGATTGGAAAGGCGCGGCCCTGGCTTCGGCCGTCGTAGCGTTTCCTCTTTTGGTGCGGCCCATTCGGCTGGCGTTTTCGGCCATCGACGATCGCTTGGTTCAGGCGGCGCGCACTCTGGGCGCGTCGCCGTTGGATGCCTTTTGGTCTATTCAATTGCCCTTGGCGCGGCCGGGAATTCTCAGCGGCAGCATGTTGGCGTTCGCCCGCAGCATGGGAGAATTTGGAGCGACGATCATGCTGGCCGGCAACATTCCGGGCGAAACACGCACGGTGTCGCTAATGATTTACTCGCAGTTAGATGTTCCCGGCGGCATGGAACAATCGATCCGGTTGGTAATTGCCTCGGTGGTCATTGCCGCCCTGGCGTTAGGGGCCGGCGAATTACTCGATCGTTTCGGACGGCAGCGCTTGCGGGGAGCCACCGCCTAA
- the modA gene encoding molybdate ABC transporter substrate-binding protein: MRRLKITLAILVAVLLGGCSQQPSAPGVGKPELIVSAAASTKEVMEALASQFQSEFRTEVKVNTGPSSGLAAQIEAGAPADLFLSASQQWADDVQKANLADATVRLLTNRLVMVVPKGNPAGVQQPQDLLLAQVKKIALAGEKVPAGMYADQALTKLDLLKKLTDDGKIVRGQDVRSALSYVERGEAEAGIVYSTDVGTAPGTTQIYEFDPKLHDEIVYALVLLKHGGANPAAKQLFDFLQSSKADEVYAKFGFSRLHEAAAQP; the protein is encoded by the coding sequence ATGCGACGCTTAAAAATCACTTTAGCGATTCTGGTGGCTGTTTTGCTGGGCGGATGCTCGCAGCAACCGTCCGCTCCGGGAGTTGGCAAGCCCGAGCTAATTGTCTCTGCGGCTGCCAGCACGAAAGAAGTGATGGAAGCGTTGGCATCGCAGTTTCAATCGGAATTTCGCACAGAGGTGAAAGTGAACACCGGGCCCTCCAGCGGCCTGGCGGCACAAATTGAAGCGGGAGCGCCAGCCGATTTGTTTCTATCGGCCAGCCAACAATGGGCCGATGACGTTCAAAAGGCTAACCTGGCCGACGCCACGGTTCGCTTGCTGACGAATCGTTTGGTCATGGTCGTTCCGAAGGGCAACCCGGCGGGCGTGCAACAACCGCAAGATTTGCTTTTGGCCCAAGTGAAAAAGATTGCCTTGGCGGGCGAAAAAGTTCCGGCCGGCATGTATGCCGACCAGGCGCTGACCAAACTTGATTTACTCAAAAAACTAACCGACGACGGCAAAATTGTCCGCGGCCAAGATGTGCGCAGCGCGCTGAGTTATGTGGAGCGGGGCGAGGCGGAAGCGGGCATTGTGTATTCGACGGATGTAGGCACAGCGCCCGGTACGACACAGATTTATGAGTTCGATCCGAAATTGCACGACGAAATTGTGTACGCCCTGGTACTGCTGAAACATGGCGGGGCAAATCCCGCCGCGAAGCAGTTATTCGACTTTTTACAATCGTCCAAAGCGGACGAAGTGTACGCCAAGTTTGGATTTTCGCGATTGCACGAAGCTGCGGCGCAACCGTGA